From a region of the Posidoniimonas corsicana genome:
- a CDS encoding LuxR C-terminal-related transcriptional regulator: protein MPELQEREIKLLDLLVSGESNKGAANKLGIALRTMELHRHKVMQKLGAKSAAQLGYLYAQRKRQGATPDHSVVETPRVPAPEAHTSDATTPAWG, encoded by the coding sequence ATGCCTGAACTACAAGAACGCGAGATTAAGCTGCTGGACCTGTTGGTCTCGGGCGAGTCGAACAAGGGCGCGGCGAACAAGCTCGGCATCGCCCTGCGTACGATGGAGCTCCACCGGCACAAGGTGATGCAGAAGCTAGGAGCCAAGTCGGCAGCACAGCTCGGCTACCTCTACGCCCAGCGGAAGCGGCAAGGTGCGACGCCCGACCACAGCGTCGTCGAAACGCCGCGCGTCCCCGCCCCTGAGGCCCACACTAGCGACGCGACCACCCCGGCCTGGGGCTAG
- a CDS encoding PilZ domain-containing protein — protein MPSDPTWDQVVACVDLPAKPNGPPPATGAVAEAADSKRAHPRTSLPAWGILRHNKQLFGAYLCDVSRSGLGFYSPVALIPPATVEIWLPNGSRLEVVVKRCIRHAKDRYRCGAVHVGHADS, from the coding sequence TTGCCCAGCGATCCAACCTGGGACCAGGTGGTCGCGTGCGTCGACCTTCCGGCCAAGCCGAACGGGCCGCCGCCCGCCACCGGCGCCGTCGCGGAGGCGGCAGACAGCAAGCGGGCGCATCCGCGCACTTCGCTCCCGGCGTGGGGCATCCTCCGCCACAACAAGCAGCTGTTCGGCGCCTACTTGTGCGACGTCTCCCGGTCGGGCCTGGGATTCTATTCCCCGGTGGCCCTCATCCCGCCCGCTACGGTCGAGATCTGGCTGCCCAATGGCAGCCGACTAGAGGTCGTGGTCAAGCGGTGCATCCGCCACGCGAAGGACCGGTACCGCTGCGGGGCCGTCCACGTTGGTCACGCCGATTCGTAG
- a CDS encoding sulfatase-like hydrolase/transferase, whose translation MLSSPAIRCSLLILAASTLCPSALAEAAPGRPNLLLVFIDDMGWGDLSCFREDSAPGPTTEHIDRLAAEGLRFTQFYVNSPICSPSRCAITTGQYPQRWRITSYLDNRRANKRRGVADWLDPEAPTLARELQRSGYATGHFGKWHLGGQRDVGDAPLITRYGYDQSLTNFEGLGPRVLPLCDAHDGRAPHPHALGSDKLGRGPIEWRDRAYVTQAFTESAIRFIQAAAHRGQPFYVNLWPDDVHSPFFPPADLRGDGGKRARYHGVLDAMDQQLGELFTLIRDDPRLRDNTLILVCSDNGPEPGAGSAGPLRGVKATLYEGGVRSPLIAWGPGVLADGVRDAVNDNSVLAAFDLPPTLLAIAGIESPLVDRADGQPLPDVIRGASRASHQGPIFFRRPPDRNRFGGVPDANLPDLAVRDGRWKLLCEYDGADAQLYDLGQDPGETTNVAGEHSAVTQRLTRAAVDWHAAMPPDRGPELQARAAQRAQ comes from the coding sequence ATGCTCAGCTCCCCCGCGATCCGATGCAGTCTGTTGATACTGGCCGCGTCGACGCTGTGCCCGTCCGCACTGGCCGAGGCGGCGCCGGGGCGGCCCAACCTGCTTTTGGTCTTCATCGACGATATGGGCTGGGGCGACCTCTCGTGCTTCCGAGAGGACTCCGCGCCGGGCCCCACGACCGAGCACATCGACCGCTTGGCCGCCGAGGGGCTCCGCTTCACGCAGTTCTACGTGAACTCCCCAATATGTTCACCCAGCCGGTGCGCCATCACTACGGGGCAGTACCCGCAGCGGTGGCGAATCACGTCGTACCTCGACAACCGCCGGGCGAATAAACGCCGTGGCGTCGCGGACTGGCTCGACCCCGAGGCGCCCACCCTGGCCCGAGAGCTCCAACGCAGCGGCTACGCGACCGGACACTTCGGCAAGTGGCACCTGGGCGGGCAGCGCGACGTCGGAGACGCGCCGCTCATCACACGCTACGGCTACGACCAGTCACTAACCAACTTCGAGGGCCTGGGGCCCCGTGTGCTGCCGTTGTGTGACGCGCACGACGGCCGCGCCCCGCACCCACATGCGTTGGGCTCTGATAAGCTGGGCCGCGGTCCCATCGAGTGGCGCGACCGCGCGTACGTTACCCAGGCGTTCACGGAGTCGGCCATCCGGTTCATCCAGGCCGCCGCCCACCGGGGCCAGCCGTTCTACGTCAACCTCTGGCCGGACGACGTGCACTCGCCGTTCTTCCCGCCCGCCGACCTGAGGGGCGACGGCGGCAAACGCGCCCGCTACCACGGGGTGCTCGACGCGATGGACCAGCAGCTCGGCGAACTGTTCACCCTGATCCGCGACGACCCCCGCCTGCGCGACAACACGCTTATCCTGGTCTGCAGCGACAACGGTCCCGAGCCGGGCGCCGGCAGCGCCGGCCCGCTGCGGGGAGTCAAGGCGACGCTCTACGAGGGCGGCGTCCGCTCGCCGTTGATTGCGTGGGGCCCCGGCGTGCTGGCCGACGGTGTGCGAGACGCTGTCAACGATAACTCGGTCCTCGCCGCGTTCGATCTGCCGCCAACCCTGCTGGCGATCGCCGGCATTGAGTCGCCGCTGGTCGACCGCGCCGACGGGCAGCCCCTGCCGGACGTGATCCGCGGCGCCTCACGGGCGTCGCACCAGGGCCCGATCTTCTTCCGCCGCCCGCCCGACCGAAACCGTTTCGGCGGCGTCCCTGACGCCAACCTGCCGGACCTCGCTGTCCGCGATGGCCGATGGAAGCTGCTCTGCGAGTACGACGGCGCCGACGCCCAGCTGTACGACCTCGGCCAAGACCCGGGCGAGACGACCAACGTCGCGGGGGAGCACTCCGCGGTCACGCAGCGGCTCACCCGCGCGGCGGTTGACTGGCACGCCGCGATGCCGCCCGACCGCGGCCCCGAATTGCAGGCCCGCGCCGCGCAGCGGGCGCAGTAG
- a CDS encoding tetratricopeptide repeat protein: MTPVPTLRHGLAALGAAVLLLTAGQASAQITNQALIGDAVSDADASRYSDVKNAIERYGNRDIVAARTFLETAKRKNPKLPPVAVMLAKLHALAGNANAVRPALEDCITEAPDDPEPYLILAEDSIRGNRTIEADALFDKAVKLMQEYDANAKRKRDFMIRAYSGRTRIAQARKKWDQAESDLQELLKVDPENAAALFATGQILFVVDPPRAKEGLAAFDKARKINENLDHPYVAAGKTFESQGKSSEAMQYFQGAYKAAPNDESVIVAYGQALLKDEKVDEAKKVLTAGAKQHPGSANVWLLLGVADRMGGDLDQAEKNFLRTVAYAPANAVAYGQLALTLIESSDDEDKRRALNFAATSQKLSPDNPDANITLAWALYENGQSRQGSALLQNLKLGNIDPDSTLLLAKVLMMNNQKEGAKRLLTQALEDKRHIFVKRGEAEKMLAGL; this comes from the coding sequence ATGACCCCCGTACCCACTCTCCGCCATGGACTGGCGGCCCTCGGCGCGGCCGTGTTGCTGCTGACCGCCGGCCAGGCATCGGCGCAGATTACCAACCAGGCGCTGATCGGCGACGCCGTTTCGGACGCCGACGCCTCGCGCTACTCGGACGTGAAGAACGCCATCGAACGCTACGGCAACCGCGACATCGTCGCCGCCCGCACGTTCCTCGAGACCGCCAAACGCAAGAACCCGAAGCTGCCGCCGGTTGCCGTGATGCTGGCCAAGCTCCACGCTTTGGCCGGAAACGCCAACGCGGTGCGCCCTGCGCTGGAGGACTGCATCACCGAGGCGCCCGACGACCCCGAGCCGTACCTGATCCTGGCCGAGGATTCGATCCGCGGCAACCGCACCATCGAGGCCGACGCGCTGTTCGACAAGGCGGTCAAGCTGATGCAGGAGTACGACGCCAACGCTAAGCGGAAGCGTGACTTCATGATCCGCGCCTACAGCGGCCGAACCCGCATCGCCCAGGCCCGCAAGAAGTGGGACCAGGCCGAGTCCGACCTGCAGGAGCTGCTGAAGGTCGACCCCGAGAACGCCGCCGCGTTGTTCGCGACCGGCCAGATCCTGTTTGTGGTCGACCCGCCACGAGCAAAGGAGGGCCTGGCCGCTTTCGACAAGGCCCGCAAGATCAACGAGAACCTCGACCACCCATACGTCGCGGCCGGCAAGACCTTCGAGAGTCAGGGCAAGTCGAGCGAGGCGATGCAGTACTTCCAGGGCGCCTACAAGGCGGCCCCCAACGACGAGTCGGTGATCGTCGCCTACGGGCAGGCGCTGCTGAAGGACGAGAAGGTCGACGAGGCCAAGAAGGTGCTCACCGCGGGCGCTAAGCAGCACCCCGGCTCCGCGAACGTTTGGCTGCTGCTGGGCGTCGCCGACCGCATGGGCGGTGACCTCGACCAGGCGGAGAAAAACTTCCTGCGGACCGTCGCGTACGCCCCGGCCAACGCGGTCGCCTACGGTCAGCTGGCGCTGACGCTGATCGAGAGCTCCGACGATGAGGACAAGCGGCGGGCGCTCAACTTCGCCGCCACCAGTCAGAAGCTGAGTCCCGACAACCCGGACGCCAACATCACGCTGGCCTGGGCGCTCTACGAAAACGGCCAGAGCCGCCAAGGATCGGCCCTGCTGCAGAACCTCAAGCTGGGCAACATCGACCCGGACTCGACCCTGCTGCTGGCCAAGGTGCTGATGATGAACAATCAGAAGGAGGGCGCCAAGCGGCTGCTGACGCAGGCGCTGGAAGACAAACGCCACATCTTCGTCAAACGCGGTGAGGCCGAGAAGATGCTCGCCGGCCTGTAG
- the serA gene encoding phosphoglycerate dehydrogenase, giving the protein MPSVIVLDDLSQEGLDLLEAAEGITYEVRTGLKGDDLRQALSEFDGAICRSGVKLTPDVLDGQTRLKAVVRAGVGTDNIDKPAATRAGIVVMNTPAGNTVSTAEHAFALMLAMSRNVAPAYQSLLEGRWDRKKFMGTQLAGKTLGVVGLGRIGLALVERAQAFEMNVIGYDPFMSAERAAELGIELVAEVREMLPKIDYLSVHTPLTEETKNLISTAEIEIIKPGARLVNAARGGIYDEAALVEGLKSGKLGGVALDVYPEEPCTESPLFGLPGVVCTPHLGASTEEAQTNVAVEAVELLTAYLTTGAIRCAVNVPSVDPKTLESVRGYLDVAHRLGRMAAGLAPSGVKSCKLHYRGEVCDRDTKLLTSAFAAGLLEGALDETVNLINAETLLRDRGIEVVEECNSDMGAFRSSISVEVAAGGATRQIAGTLFGQSMPRLVGIDDYRLEAFLDGCLLVFSHKDVPGIIGGIGAALGGHGVNIAQMAVGRAGNQPGGDAIGVLNIDGEPPQEAIDALLKIDGITSAKVVHLPAAGTLPAWLG; this is encoded by the coding sequence ATGCCAAGCGTTATTGTCCTGGATGACTTGTCGCAAGAAGGCCTCGACCTGCTCGAGGCCGCCGAAGGGATCACCTACGAGGTCCGCACCGGACTCAAGGGGGACGACCTCCGCCAGGCGCTCTCCGAGTTTGACGGCGCGATCTGCCGCAGCGGCGTGAAGCTGACCCCCGACGTGCTCGACGGGCAGACCAGGCTGAAGGCGGTGGTGCGGGCGGGCGTCGGCACCGACAATATCGACAAGCCGGCCGCCACCCGCGCGGGCATCGTGGTGATGAACACGCCGGCGGGCAACACTGTCAGCACCGCCGAGCACGCGTTCGCGTTGATGCTGGCGATGAGCCGCAACGTGGCCCCGGCCTACCAGAGCCTGCTGGAGGGCCGCTGGGACCGCAAGAAGTTCATGGGGACCCAGCTGGCCGGCAAGACGCTCGGCGTGGTGGGGCTAGGCCGCATCGGCTTGGCCTTGGTCGAACGGGCCCAGGCGTTCGAGATGAACGTTATCGGCTACGACCCTTTCATGTCGGCCGAACGCGCCGCCGAGCTCGGCATCGAGCTGGTGGCCGAGGTCCGCGAGATGCTGCCGAAGATCGACTACCTGTCGGTCCACACGCCGCTGACCGAAGAGACCAAGAACCTGATCAGCACCGCCGAGATCGAGATCATCAAGCCCGGCGCGCGGCTGGTGAATGCCGCCCGCGGCGGTATCTACGACGAGGCCGCGCTGGTCGAGGGCTTGAAGAGCGGCAAGCTGGGTGGCGTCGCGCTGGACGTCTACCCGGAGGAGCCCTGCACCGAGAGCCCGCTGTTCGGCCTGCCCGGCGTGGTCTGCACGCCGCACCTGGGCGCCAGCACCGAGGAGGCCCAGACCAACGTCGCGGTTGAGGCGGTCGAGCTGCTCACCGCGTACCTCACCACCGGCGCCATCCGTTGCGCCGTGAACGTTCCGTCGGTCGACCCCAAGACGCTGGAGTCGGTCCGCGGCTACCTGGACGTAGCGCACCGCCTGGGCCGCATGGCCGCCGGGCTGGCGCCCAGCGGCGTCAAGAGCTGCAAGCTCCACTACCGCGGTGAGGTCTGCGACCGCGACACAAAGCTGCTGACCTCCGCCTTTGCGGCCGGTCTGCTCGAGGGCGCCCTCGACGAGACCGTCAACCTCATCAACGCCGAGACCCTGCTCCGCGACCGTGGCATCGAGGTGGTCGAGGAGTGCAACAGCGACATGGGCGCCTTCCGCTCGTCGATCTCAGTCGAGGTGGCCGCGGGCGGCGCGACCCGCCAGATCGCGGGCACGCTATTCGGCCAGTCGATGCCGCGCCTTGTCGGGATCGACGACTACCGCCTCGAGGCGTTCCTCGACGGCTGCCTGCTGGTGTTCAGCCACAAGGACGTGCCCGGCATCATCGGCGGAATCGGCGCCGCGCTCGGCGGGCACGGGGTCAACATCGCGCAGATGGCGGTGGGCCGCGCGGGCAATCAGCCGGGGGGCGACGCCATCGGCGTGCTCAACATCGACGGCGAGCCGCCACAGGAGGCCATCGACGCACTCCTCAAGATCGACGGCATCACCAGCGCCAAGGTCGTGCACCTGCCGGCGGCCGGAACGCTGCCGGCCTGGCTCGGCTAG
- the serC gene encoding 3-phosphoserine/phosphohydroxythreonine transaminase: MDERVYNFSAGPAVLPVPVLEQIRDEMLCLPGAGASILEISHRGGPFTEIIQSAEANLRKLLDISDDYAVLFLQGGSRLQFSMIPINLLGEGQSADYILTGSWGKKALQEAQKEGKTRVAFTAKDSGFDHVPAEGDLDLDPNAAYCHYTCNETIEGVQFAGEPDTGDVPLICDASSDFLHRKLDVSRYGMIYACAQKNAGPSGVTVVIMRKDLAERSGDNLPSYLSYKNHVQEESLGNTPPTFGIYVVDLVAKWLLNEIGGLDKMFDRNKAKALKLYDVIDAHTDVYKGHAQPHSRSVMNVTFNLPSDELTSRFLSEAKKHKLDALKGHRSVGGIRASIYNAMPIEGVDALASFMTDFAKSC, encoded by the coding sequence ATGGATGAGAGAGTCTACAACTTTTCGGCCGGCCCCGCCGTCCTGCCCGTTCCCGTCCTCGAGCAGATCCGCGACGAGATGCTCTGTCTGCCGGGCGCGGGGGCGTCGATCCTCGAGATCAGCCACCGCGGGGGACCGTTCACGGAGATCATCCAGTCCGCCGAGGCGAACCTCCGCAAGCTGCTCGATATCTCCGACGACTACGCGGTGCTGTTCCTGCAGGGCGGCAGCCGGCTGCAGTTCTCGATGATCCCCATCAACCTGCTGGGCGAGGGGCAGTCCGCCGATTACATCCTGACGGGGTCGTGGGGCAAGAAGGCCCTGCAGGAGGCCCAGAAGGAAGGCAAGACCCGCGTTGCGTTTACGGCGAAGGACTCTGGCTTTGACCACGTGCCCGCCGAAGGCGACCTCGACCTCGACCCGAACGCCGCGTACTGCCACTACACCTGCAACGAAACCATCGAGGGAGTGCAGTTTGCCGGCGAACCCGACACTGGCGATGTGCCGCTGATTTGCGACGCCTCGAGCGACTTCCTGCACCGCAAGCTGGACGTCAGCCGGTACGGGATGATCTACGCCTGCGCCCAGAAGAACGCCGGCCCGTCGGGCGTGACCGTGGTCATCATGCGGAAGGACCTGGCCGAACGCTCGGGCGACAACCTCCCGTCGTACCTCAGCTACAAGAACCACGTGCAGGAGGAGTCGCTTGGCAACACGCCCCCAACGTTCGGGATCTACGTCGTTGACCTGGTGGCCAAGTGGCTGCTCAACGAGATCGGCGGCCTGGACAAGATGTTCGATCGCAACAAGGCGAAGGCTCTGAAGCTGTACGATGTGATCGACGCCCACACCGACGTCTACAAAGGGCACGCCCAGCCGCACAGCCGCAGCGTGATGAACGTCACGTTCAACCTGCCGTCGGACGAGCTCACCAGCAGGTTCCTGAGCGAGGCCAAGAAGCACAAGCTCGACGCGCTCAAGGGCCACCGCTCGGTCGGCGGCATCCGCGCCTCGATCTACAACGCCATGCCGATCGAAGGCGTCGACGCCCTGGCCAGCTTCATGACCGACTTCGCGAAGAGCTGCTAG
- a CDS encoding chloride channel protein encodes MPPSPDAADPSDLRQTLREAVDSVAQRGAIPGGTLTIILAGITGLLAGFGAVAFTWIIETITHLTYGGANDHLGNAWWWSLAVVVSPAAGLLFVSWFTRRFAPEAQGHGVPEVITAVARNDGRIRPMVALVKILASGVTIGTGGSVGREGPIVQIGSALGSSAGQLFQLSARNVKVLVAAGAAAGISATFNAPLAGVIFASEIILGSFAVESLTPIVLASVVADIVQQHHGEHRFEAAFGQLDGYDFAGAWALLPAYLVLGLVAGLAAVGFTKLVYKTEDVVHAWLPDWPRRAVVIGLLIGVVGLLYPAWPPVLSKEFVELKDEGRRTLPAVMGVGYNVVDHALHLKPIAKQDVGEPQDLIDLGVEVGQRLQRMRRGEGADKSVWLAPDDLLAELWWLLPLVLLKPLLTSMTLAGGGSGGVFAPSLYLGATLGACFGLLMNAAFPESSHSPGMYAIVGMGAVVAGTTHGVLSAILIVYEMTNRYEVILPIMAAAGLSSLIATVIDPESIYYKKLSRRGEKIARGHDLHNLDHIMVRDVMIRHFPTLSPEDNALEIIRIARQNPEIESLPVMSDDGKLTGIIRAEDLHRVLDSDISPVLVNAEDIALKTPLALHPAQNLIEAMRDFGARDVETLPVEVGKDDNRRLVGLLLRADVIKRYRQEMLRRH; translated from the coding sequence ATGCCCCCCTCCCCTGACGCCGCCGACCCCTCCGACCTGCGTCAGACGCTACGCGAGGCGGTCGACTCGGTCGCGCAGCGGGGCGCCATCCCGGGGGGCACCCTCACTATCATCCTGGCGGGCATCACTGGTTTGCTGGCGGGCTTCGGCGCGGTGGCCTTCACCTGGATCATCGAGACCATCACCCACCTGACCTACGGCGGGGCGAACGACCACCTGGGCAACGCCTGGTGGTGGAGCCTGGCGGTCGTCGTCAGCCCGGCGGCAGGTCTGCTGTTTGTGTCGTGGTTCACCCGCCGCTTCGCACCGGAGGCCCAAGGGCACGGTGTGCCGGAGGTGATCACCGCGGTCGCCCGCAATGACGGGCGGATCCGCCCGATGGTGGCGCTGGTGAAGATCCTGGCCAGCGGGGTCACCATCGGCACCGGCGGGTCGGTAGGCCGCGAGGGGCCGATCGTGCAGATTGGCAGCGCGCTGGGCAGCTCGGCTGGGCAGCTGTTCCAGCTCTCGGCAAGGAACGTAAAGGTGCTGGTCGCGGCGGGCGCGGCGGCCGGCATCAGCGCGACGTTCAACGCGCCACTGGCCGGCGTAATCTTCGCCAGCGAGATCATCCTCGGTAGCTTTGCGGTCGAGTCGCTGACGCCGATCGTGCTGGCCAGCGTCGTGGCCGACATCGTGCAGCAGCACCACGGCGAGCACCGCTTTGAGGCCGCCTTTGGCCAGCTCGACGGCTACGACTTCGCCGGCGCGTGGGCGCTGCTGCCGGCCTACCTTGTGCTGGGTCTGGTCGCGGGCCTCGCGGCGGTGGGGTTCACCAAGCTGGTCTACAAGACCGAGGACGTCGTCCACGCGTGGCTGCCGGACTGGCCACGGCGGGCGGTGGTCATCGGCCTGCTCATCGGCGTGGTTGGTCTGCTCTACCCCGCTTGGCCGCCGGTGCTGTCCAAAGAGTTTGTCGAGCTCAAAGATGAGGGTCGCCGCACGCTGCCCGCGGTGATGGGCGTGGGCTACAACGTGGTTGACCACGCTCTGCACCTCAAGCCAATTGCCAAGCAGGATGTCGGCGAGCCGCAGGACCTTATCGACCTGGGCGTGGAGGTCGGGCAGCGCCTGCAGCGGATGAGGCGTGGCGAGGGCGCCGACAAATCCGTCTGGCTCGCGCCCGATGACCTGCTTGCCGAACTCTGGTGGCTGCTGCCGCTGGTGCTGCTCAAGCCGCTGCTGACAAGCATGACCCTGGCCGGCGGAGGGTCGGGCGGGGTGTTTGCGCCATCGCTCTACTTGGGGGCGACGCTCGGCGCGTGCTTTGGACTGCTGATGAATGCGGCGTTCCCAGAGTCGAGCCACTCGCCCGGCATGTACGCTATCGTTGGCATGGGCGCGGTCGTCGCGGGCACTACGCATGGCGTGCTGTCGGCCATCCTCATCGTGTACGAGATGACTAACCGCTACGAGGTCATTCTGCCAATCATGGCGGCCGCCGGCCTGTCGAGCCTGATCGCCACCGTGATCGACCCTGAGAGCATCTACTACAAGAAGCTGAGCCGTCGCGGCGAGAAAATCGCCCGCGGGCACGACCTGCACAACCTCGACCACATCATGGTGCGGGACGTGATGATCCGGCACTTCCCGACCCTTAGCCCTGAGGACAACGCGTTGGAGATCATCCGGATCGCGAGGCAGAACCCGGAAATCGAAAGCCTGCCGGTCATGAGCGACGACGGCAAACTCACCGGGATCATCCGCGCCGAGGACCTGCACCGTGTGCTCGACAGCGATATCTCGCCGGTGCTCGTAAACGCCGAAGACATCGCGTTGAAGACGCCGCTAGCGCTGCACCCCGCTCAGAACCTGATCGAGGCGATGCGGGACTTTGGCGCGCGTGACGTCGAGACCCTGCCCGTCGAAGTAGGCAAGGACGACAACCGCCGCCTGGTAGGGCTGCTTCTGCGGGCGGATGTCATCAAGCGGTACCGGCAGGAAATGCTGCGGCGGCACTAG
- the hydA gene encoding dihydropyrimidinase, producing MSLLITGGRIVTDKDDYVADILCDGETIAAIGSQLSAPQDATVIDAAGKLVMPGFIDPHVHVYLPFMGTYAKDDWDSVSRAAIVGGTTSLIEMICPGRDEDPWDAYQLWRGKAEGTAACDFSFHMGVTNWTQQTPDLLRRIVDDGVASFKVFLAYKGALGVDDQELFNTLELAEQLGVIVTAHCENETLVAELQQRLLAAGRTGPEWHEPSRPTIVEASGVEHITTFAQLTGAHVYVVHTSNQAAVEAAAAARSRGVNVWVETVISYLTLDETYAQKPDFEGAKYVMSPPIRGKAEQEYLWRALAAGEVSTVATDHAPFDFHGQKEMGRDNFTLIPNGIPSVQDRVNLLYTHGVATGKIDLQRFVDSASTQAAKLFGLYPQKGAIQVGADADLVVYDPGYRGKISADTHLMNTDYSAFEGWEIKGRPEVVTVRGKVMAEGGQFVGELGHGRFLARKPTH from the coding sequence ATGTCGCTGCTGATCACTGGCGGACGGATCGTCACGGACAAGGACGACTATGTCGCGGACATCCTGTGCGACGGCGAGACCATAGCTGCGATCGGGTCGCAACTCTCAGCTCCGCAGGACGCCACGGTGATCGACGCGGCCGGCAAGCTAGTGATGCCGGGGTTCATCGATCCGCACGTCCACGTCTACCTGCCGTTCATGGGCACGTACGCCAAGGACGATTGGGACTCCGTGAGCCGGGCGGCGATTGTGGGCGGGACGACGTCGCTCATTGAGATGATCTGCCCCGGCCGCGACGAAGACCCGTGGGACGCCTACCAGCTCTGGCGGGGCAAGGCCGAGGGCACTGCCGCCTGCGACTTCAGCTTCCATATGGGGGTCACGAACTGGACCCAGCAAACGCCCGACCTGCTCCGCCGGATCGTGGACGACGGGGTCGCGAGCTTCAAGGTGTTCCTCGCCTACAAGGGCGCGCTGGGCGTGGACGACCAGGAGCTCTTCAACACGCTAGAGCTTGCCGAGCAACTAGGCGTGATCGTCACGGCCCACTGCGAGAATGAGACCCTCGTCGCGGAGCTGCAGCAGCGGCTGCTGGCCGCCGGCAGGACGGGCCCCGAGTGGCACGAGCCATCGCGTCCGACGATCGTCGAGGCCTCCGGCGTTGAGCACATCACGACCTTCGCTCAACTGACCGGCGCGCATGTCTACGTCGTGCATACCAGCAACCAGGCCGCGGTTGAGGCCGCCGCCGCCGCGCGCAGCCGCGGGGTGAACGTGTGGGTCGAGACGGTCATCTCTTACCTCACACTCGACGAGACCTACGCGCAGAAGCCCGACTTCGAGGGCGCCAAGTACGTGATGTCGCCGCCGATACGCGGCAAGGCGGAGCAGGAGTACCTGTGGCGGGCGTTGGCCGCCGGCGAGGTCAGCACGGTCGCCACCGACCACGCGCCGTTCGACTTCCACGGCCAGAAGGAGATGGGCCGCGACAACTTTACTCTGATTCCCAACGGCATCCCCAGCGTGCAGGACCGCGTCAACCTGCTGTACACGCACGGCGTCGCGACGGGGAAGATCGACCTGCAGCGATTCGTCGACTCCGCCAGCACCCAGGCCGCCAAGCTGTTTGGCCTGTATCCCCAGAAGGGCGCCATCCAGGTTGGGGCCGACGCGGATCTGGTGGTCTACGACCCCGGCTACCGCGGCAAGATCTCAGCCGACACGCACCTGATGAACACCGACTACAGCGCGTTCGAGGGATGGGAGATTAAAGGTCGGCCGGAGGTGGTGACCGTCCGCGGAAAGGTGATGGCCGAGGGCGGGCAGTTTGTCGGTGAATTAGGCCACGGCAGGTTCCTCGCGCGTAAGCCAACCCACTAG
- the xseA gene encoding exodeoxyribonuclease VII large subunit produces MPPGPDHPAMSVAELTAQIKGLVEESFPSVWVTGEVSNFARPASGHCYFTLKDQHAQIRAVVWKGSAARLKFDLTDGLEIVCHGRLDLYAPRGSYQLVIDQAQPQGVGSLELALRQLKEKLTAEGLFDADRKRPLPSFPRRVGFVTSPTGAAIRDFLEVARRRWSGTQVLVIPTRVQGDGAAEEIAAAVQLANRVRPALDVLVVGRGGGSIEDLWCFNEAPVVRAVAASEIPTVSAVGHEIDVTLCDLAADVRAFTPSEAAERVIPSGDEFAGRVQTLHNRLHGTARRATQLRRQRLEALASRRPLARPYSLIQDHSGRLDELQLTAERAVRRLTDQHRRLLDAAAGRLHSLSPLAVLSRGYSITQDSKGRIVRDAAQLRPGERVSLRFAEGEASATVD; encoded by the coding sequence ATGCCCCCAGGACCCGACCATCCCGCGATGAGCGTGGCGGAGCTAACCGCCCAGATCAAGGGACTCGTCGAGGAGTCCTTCCCCTCGGTCTGGGTGACAGGCGAGGTCTCTAACTTTGCCCGCCCCGCGTCGGGACACTGCTACTTCACACTGAAGGACCAGCACGCGCAGATCCGAGCGGTGGTTTGGAAGGGGTCCGCGGCGCGACTCAAGTTCGACCTCACCGACGGCCTGGAGATTGTCTGCCACGGCCGGCTTGACCTGTACGCCCCGCGGGGCAGCTACCAGCTCGTCATCGACCAGGCCCAGCCCCAAGGGGTCGGGTCGCTGGAGCTCGCTCTGCGGCAGCTCAAAGAGAAGCTCACGGCGGAGGGGCTGTTCGACGCGGACCGCAAGCGGCCGCTGCCGTCGTTTCCTAGACGGGTCGGGTTTGTCACCAGCCCGACCGGCGCCGCTATCCGCGACTTCCTGGAGGTCGCCCGCCGCCGGTGGAGCGGCACCCAGGTGCTGGTCATCCCCACGCGAGTCCAGGGCGATGGCGCCGCCGAGGAGATCGCCGCCGCGGTGCAGCTCGCCAACCGGGTCCGGCCGGCGCTAGACGTGCTGGTAGTCGGACGTGGCGGCGGCAGCATCGAGGACCTGTGGTGCTTCAACGAAGCGCCAGTGGTCCGCGCCGTAGCAGCTTCGGAAATCCCAACCGTCTCGGCGGTGGGGCACGAGATCGACGTCACGCTGTGCGACTTGGCCGCCGATGTCCGAGCGTTTACCCCTAGCGAGGCCGCCGAGCGCGTCATCCCCTCCGGCGACGAGTTCGCTGGCCGGGTGCAGACGCTGCACAACCGGCTGCACGGCACCGCCCGCCGCGCGACGCAGCTGCGACGGCAGCGGCTCGAAGCGCTCGCCAGCCGCCGCCCGCTAGCCAGGCCGTACTCGCTGATCCAGGACCACTCGGGGCGGCTCGACGAGCTGCAGCTCACCGCCGAGCGTGCGGTGCGTCGACTCACGGACCAACACCGGCGTCTGCTCGACGCGGCGGCAGGCAGGCTTCATTCGCTCAGCCCGCTTGCCGTGCTGTCCCGCGGATACAGCATCACCCAGGACTCCAAGGGCCGGATTGTGCGTGACGCGGCTCAGCTCCGCCCCGGCGAACGGGTTAGCCTGCGATTCGCGGAGGGTGAAGCCTCCGCCACAGTCGATTAG